From the Tachyglossus aculeatus isolate mTacAcu1 chromosome 21, mTacAcu1.pri, whole genome shotgun sequence genome, one window contains:
- the HSD3B7 gene encoding 3 beta-hydroxysteroid dehydrogenase type 7 isoform X1, with protein MCKVQDHRGRRAGVGPPGLWKRPIRGSDRPLTPGLHRPPPQGNPPTHGKMGVQDQGLVYLITGGCGFLGGHLVNILLEKEPRLRELRVFDLNLDPQMEALSTGRVRVTLIPGDVTRSEEVAAAVAGVDVVIHTAGLVDVWGRVPAERIFSVNVQGTQNVIDACVETGTRYLVYTSSMEVVGPNSKGDPFIRGNEDSPYDVVHKEVYPVSKSQAERMVLEANGRTVRGGLPLVTCALRPTGIYGEKHQLMQEFYRNSLLTGKRMFRMIPPDVEHGRVYVGNVAWMHLLAAREIQSQPKVLGGEVYYCYDASPYKSYEDFNMEILGPCGIRMVGSRPLVPYFLLFLVATLNALLQWLLRPLLTFAPLLNPYTLLVSHTPFTVSTDKAQRHFGYSPLYSWEEGRNRCVDWLRKQTRETGGGEAGAVSEPH; from the exons atg TGCAAAGTTCAGGATCATCGAGGCAGAAGAGCAGGGGTGGGACCCCCCGGCCTGTGGAAGAGGCCCATCCGAGGGTCGGATCGCCCTTTGACCCCTGGGCTCCATCGGCCTCCCCCCCAAGGAAACCCCCCAACTCACGGGAAG ATGGGAGTGCAGGACCAGGGCCTGGTCTATCTCATCACCGGGGGCTGCGGTTTCCTCGGGGGGCACCTGGTGAACATCTTGTtggagaaggagcccaggctGAGGGAACTACGGGTGTTTGACCTGAATCTAGATCCTCAAatggaggcgcttagtacag GGCGGGTACGGGTGACCCTGATCCCGGGGGACGTGACCCGCTCAGAAGAGGTGGCGGCCGCCGTGGCAGGAGTCGACGTCGTGATCCACACCGCCGGCCTGGTGGACGTTTGGGGGAGGGTGCCCGCCGAGCGGATCTTCTCGGTCAACGTTCAGG GGACTCAGAACGTGATCGATGCCTGCGTGGAGACGGGGACCCGCTATCTGGTCTACACCAGCAGCATGGAGGTGGTGGGACCCAACAGCAAGGGGGATCCGTTCATCAG GGGCAACGAGGACTCTCCCTATGACGTGGTCCACAAAGAGGTCTATCCCGTCAGTAAAAGCCAGGCCGAGCGGATGGTCCTAGAGGCCAACGGGAGAACG GTCCGGGGTGGGCTGCCCCTCGTGACCTGCGCCCTGCGCCCCACGGGCATCTACGGCGAGAAGCACCAGCTAATGCAGGAGTTCTACCGGAACAGCCTGCTCACAGGCAAGCGCATGTTCCGGATGATCCCCCCGGACGTGGAGCACGGGCGGGTTTACGTCG GGAACGTGGCCTGGATGCACCTCCTCGCTGCCCGGGAGATCCAGTCTCAGCCCAAGGTCCTGGGTGGAGAGGTCTACTACTGTTACGACGCCTCGCCCTACAAAAGCTACGAGGACTTCAACATGGAGATCTTGGGGCCCTGCGGGATCCGGATGGTGGGCTCTCGGCCCCTGGTTCCCTACTTCCTGCTCTTCCTGGTGGCCACCCTCAACGCCCTCCTGCAGTGGCTGCTGCGGCCCCTGCTGACCTTCGCCCCTCTTCTGAACCCCTACACCCTGCTCGTCTCCCACACCCCTTTCACCGTCTCCACGGACAAGGCTCAGCGCCACTTCGGCTACTCGCCGCTGTACAGCTGGGAGGAGGGCCGGAACCGCTGCGTGGACTGGCTGCGGAAGCAGACGAGGGAGACCGGCGGAGGAGAGGCCGGGGCCGTCTCGGAGCCCCACTGA
- the HSD3B7 gene encoding 3 beta-hydroxysteroid dehydrogenase type 7 isoform X2, whose translation MGVQDQGLVYLITGGCGFLGGHLVNILLEKEPRLRELRVFDLNLDPQMEALSTGRVRVTLIPGDVTRSEEVAAAVAGVDVVIHTAGLVDVWGRVPAERIFSVNVQGTQNVIDACVETGTRYLVYTSSMEVVGPNSKGDPFIRGNEDSPYDVVHKEVYPVSKSQAERMVLEANGRTVRGGLPLVTCALRPTGIYGEKHQLMQEFYRNSLLTGKRMFRMIPPDVEHGRVYVGNVAWMHLLAAREIQSQPKVLGGEVYYCYDASPYKSYEDFNMEILGPCGIRMVGSRPLVPYFLLFLVATLNALLQWLLRPLLTFAPLLNPYTLLVSHTPFTVSTDKAQRHFGYSPLYSWEEGRNRCVDWLRKQTRETGGGEAGAVSEPH comes from the exons ATGGGAGTGCAGGACCAGGGCCTGGTCTATCTCATCACCGGGGGCTGCGGTTTCCTCGGGGGGCACCTGGTGAACATCTTGTtggagaaggagcccaggctGAGGGAACTACGGGTGTTTGACCTGAATCTAGATCCTCAAatggaggcgcttagtacag GGCGGGTACGGGTGACCCTGATCCCGGGGGACGTGACCCGCTCAGAAGAGGTGGCGGCCGCCGTGGCAGGAGTCGACGTCGTGATCCACACCGCCGGCCTGGTGGACGTTTGGGGGAGGGTGCCCGCCGAGCGGATCTTCTCGGTCAACGTTCAGG GGACTCAGAACGTGATCGATGCCTGCGTGGAGACGGGGACCCGCTATCTGGTCTACACCAGCAGCATGGAGGTGGTGGGACCCAACAGCAAGGGGGATCCGTTCATCAG GGGCAACGAGGACTCTCCCTATGACGTGGTCCACAAAGAGGTCTATCCCGTCAGTAAAAGCCAGGCCGAGCGGATGGTCCTAGAGGCCAACGGGAGAACG GTCCGGGGTGGGCTGCCCCTCGTGACCTGCGCCCTGCGCCCCACGGGCATCTACGGCGAGAAGCACCAGCTAATGCAGGAGTTCTACCGGAACAGCCTGCTCACAGGCAAGCGCATGTTCCGGATGATCCCCCCGGACGTGGAGCACGGGCGGGTTTACGTCG GGAACGTGGCCTGGATGCACCTCCTCGCTGCCCGGGAGATCCAGTCTCAGCCCAAGGTCCTGGGTGGAGAGGTCTACTACTGTTACGACGCCTCGCCCTACAAAAGCTACGAGGACTTCAACATGGAGATCTTGGGGCCCTGCGGGATCCGGATGGTGGGCTCTCGGCCCCTGGTTCCCTACTTCCTGCTCTTCCTGGTGGCCACCCTCAACGCCCTCCTGCAGTGGCTGCTGCGGCCCCTGCTGACCTTCGCCCCTCTTCTGAACCCCTACACCCTGCTCGTCTCCCACACCCCTTTCACCGTCTCCACGGACAAGGCTCAGCGCCACTTCGGCTACTCGCCGCTGTACAGCTGGGAGGAGGGCCGGAACCGCTGCGTGGACTGGCTGCGGAAGCAGACGAGGGAGACCGGCGGAGGAGAGGCCGGGGCCGTCTCGGAGCCCCACTGA